The nucleotide sequence TAAAAATCTTCAAAAAATTTAATTGTTGGTTTGTTAATTGAGCAAATTCTTCTAATTCGAAGTTACCAGATATTTCAGTTCCACACTCTTCACAGCGATATTTTACGATATTTAACTTACCCCCGCAAACAGGGCACTTGGATAAGCGGTATTTAGGCATATTAGGACCTCCTATTAGTATTTTTTATGTTGTTATGATATTTTTAAAGACTGTCTGGTTATTTTGAAAAAATTATAACATAAAACTTTAAAATTGTCAACTATAAATACAAAAATCTTTATTTTCCAAATAAAAAAATTAAATTTATAGTTTTCAAATATAAATTTTAAAAAAGGGCTAGGTATTTGGTATAATCGATGATATAATATTCATTGGAATTGAGGAAAAATTACACTTTGAGGAGGTCCAACCTTGGCAATAGACTCACCTAGTTGGTTAAAAAGTTCTGTAATTTATGAAGTTTTTGTTAGAAATTATGGGAATGCTGGAACTTTTAATGATATATACAACGATATTGAACGTATTAAGGCTTTGGGAGCGGACATACTGTGGTTTATGCCTTTTTATCCTATTGGAAAGGTTGGTAGAAAAGGTACCCATGGAAGTCCATATTCTATAAAAGATTACGAAGAAATATCCAAAGAATATGGGAATAGGCAGGACTTTAAAAGATTGATAGACAAGGCACATGACAATGGAATAAAAATAATGATCGATATCGTATTCAATCATACCTCTATGGATTCGAAGTTAGTTGAAACACATCCTGAATGGTTCATGAAAGATGAAAACGGAAAATTAACAAGAAAAGTTGAGGACTGGATTGATGTTTACGATTTGGATTATCAAAATAAGGATTTATGGGATTATCTAATAAAAGTTTTGGATAGCTGGGTTGATCTTGGTGTAGATGCTTTTAGATGTGATGTTGCCCCGCTTGTACCTTTAGAGTTTTGGAAAAAAGCTAGAGAACAATTGAATCAAAGAAAGGAACTTATTTGGGTGGCTGAAACACTTGACCCAAAATTTATTCGCGATCTTAGAAGCAAACAATACAATGTTCATTCAGATTCAGAGGTATACCAAGCCTTTGACCTTACATATGATTACGATGGCTTTTACTATTTAAGAAGTTATTTTTCTGGGGAGAAAGATTTAAATTGTTATTTCGATCATGTTTTTTTGCAGGAAACAATATTTCCAAAAAATTCTATTAAAATGCGTTTTTTAGAAAATCATGATAATCCTAGAATTGCTTCTGTTTTAAAGGGAAAAGATAAGATCAAAAATTGGACTGTTTTATATAATTTTTTGCCAGGAGCTTCTTTAGTATATGCTGGTCAAGAATTAATGATGGAGAATCT is from Petrotoga sibirica DSM 13575 and encodes:
- a CDS encoding alpha-amylase family glycosyl hydrolase; the protein is MAIDSPSWLKSSVIYEVFVRNYGNAGTFNDIYNDIERIKALGADILWFMPFYPIGKVGRKGTHGSPYSIKDYEEISKEYGNRQDFKRLIDKAHDNGIKIMIDIVFNHTSMDSKLVETHPEWFMKDENGKLTRKVEDWIDVYDLDYQNKDLWDYLIKVLDSWVDLGVDAFRCDVAPLVPLEFWKKAREQLNQRKELIWVAETLDPKFIRDLRSKQYNVHSDSEVYQAFDLTYDYDGFYYLRSYFSGEKDLNCYFDHVFLQETIFPKNSIKMRFLENHDNPRIASVLKGKDKIKNWTVLYNFLPGASLVYAGQELMMENLPNLFEKDSIKWNKGDYEFLSFFKKIVNLAKEIKSTCERFSIRELSKGIIMIKWSGDQDEYITILNLEDRYGKVPVDFTLYGTDLITNEIVSIQSYFVISKLPIIIKTR